One Triticum dicoccoides isolate Atlit2015 ecotype Zavitan chromosome 5B, WEW_v2.0, whole genome shotgun sequence genomic window carries:
- the LOC119311995 gene encoding cytochrome P450 709B2-like produces the protein MEPNMGQALAAVLILLVTTRVLWYLLWRPYVVARWFGRQGIRGPPYRFLVGSLPECQTMLVAGRAKALDTSSHDCIATVQPFFRKWASQYGKTFLYWLGPTPALCCTDMELVKQMFTDRTDVFQKEYLNPSLDSILGNGVIFANGDDWKRRRKFVHPAFNQETIKSMSTIAWECTQQAMERWCAQLQGRQQAEIDMRHDSDEIAMGVIARVMLGKDHEEAREVFVAGREQMEIAAYAFADLPLPGFRYLPTRRNRRTWQLDKLVTSKISHILKARLASSVYEDDLLGQMLQLQACRSSGETLSTREMIGECRTLFAAGYETSASVITWAMFLLASYPRWQDMVREEVAREYPAHQLPPVDTLGKLKLLNMVLLETLRLYGPLTFLQRKTISDTILANTKVPKGTMISIPLLMLHRDKEVWGPDADEFNPMRFQSGVSRDTKLSRALLAFSYGPRVCAGQNFAMVEVQIVIATILRSFSFSLSPSYVHKPSNFVTLLPRYGLPLIVRNLQQLTG, from the exons ATGGAGCCTAACATGGGGCAAGCCCTGGCTGCCGTCCTCATACTGCTGGTGACCACGAGAGTGCTATGGTATCTGCTTTGGAGGCCGTATGTTGTGGCCAGGTGGTTCGGGCGGCAGGGCATCCGAGGTCCACCTTACAGGTTTCTGGTTGGGTCTCTGCCGGAGTGCCAAACGATGCTGGTTGCCGGGAGAGCCAAGGCTCTGGACACCAGCTCTCATGACTGCATCGCCACCGTGCAACCCTTCTTCCGGAAATGGGCCTCCCAGTATG GTAAAACATTCCTGTACTGGTTGGGGCCGACACCAGCCCTTTGTTGTACTGACATGGAGCTTGTGAAGCAAATGTTCACCGACAGGACAGACGTGTTCCAAAAAGAATACTTGAATCCGAGCCTGGACTCAATTCTAGGGAACGGGGTCATATTTGCAAACGGAGATGACTGGAAGCGACGCCGCAAATTCGTCCACCCGGCTTTCAACCAGGAGACGATCAAG TCCATGTCAACAATAGCGTGGGAGTGCACACAGCAGGCGATGGAACGGTGGTGTGCCCAACTGCAAGGGCGGCAGCAAGCCGAGATAGACATGAGGCACGACTCCGACGAGATAGCCATGGGTGTCATTGCACGAGTGATGTTGGGCAAGGACCACGAGGAGGCCCGGGAGGTGTTCGTCGCCGGAAGGGAGCAGATGGAGATTGCCGCATATGCGTTCGCAGATCTCCCGTTACCTGGATTCAG GTACCTGCCGACACGTCGCAACCGTCGGACGTGGCAGCTCGATAAGCTCGTGACAAGCAAGATCTCGCACATCCTAAAGGCACGACTTGCCAGCAGCGTCTACGAAGATGACCTGCTCGGGCAGATGCTGCAGCTGCAGGCATGTAGAAGCAGCGGCGAGACTCTGAGCACCCGGGAGATGATCGGCGAGTGCAGGACTCTATTCGCGGCGGGGTACGAAACCAGCGCCAGCGTCATAACTTGGGCGATGTTCCTGCTCGCCAGCTACCCACGCTGGCAGGACATGGTCAGGGAGGAGGTCGCACGGGAATATCCTGCTCACCAGCTTCCCCCGGTTGACACCCTTGGCAAACTCAAGCTG CTTAACATGGTACTCCTGGAGACGCTGAGGCTCTATGGCCCCCTAACTTTCCTGCAGAGGAAGACCATCTCGGACACCATCCTCGCCAACACGAAGGTGCCGAAAGGAACGATGATATCAATCCCGCTGCTGATGTTGCACCGGGACAAAGAGGTCTGGGGACCCGACGCTGACGAGTTTAACCCAATGAGGTTCCAGAGTGGCGTCTCGAGGGACACCAAGCTTTCACGCGCGCTGCTGGCCTTCTCATATGGGCCGAGGGTCTGTGCCGGGCAGAACTTCGCCATGGTCGAGGTGCAGATCGTGATAGCCACCATCCTCAGGAGTTTCTCCTTCTCCCTGTCCCCCAGTTACGTGCACAAGCCCAGCAATTTCGTCACCCTATTGCCCAGGTACGGGCTCCCTCTCATCGTCAGGAACCTGCAGCAGCTGACTGGGTGA
- the LOC119311997 gene encoding cinnamoyl-CoA reductase 1-like isoform X1, with protein MANNSSADKQRAQELVCVTGAGGFIGSWVVKELLHRGYRVRGTARDPADRKNVHLHTLEGADERLSLCRADVLDYDSLRAAFDGCHGVFHVASPVSNDVELIPVAVEGTRNVVNAAADMGVRRLVFTSSYGAVHMNPNRSPDTILDETCWSDYEFCKQTGVVGSNPRPPKPIGKGQFIKDIRSSKNYYCCAKMMAEMAATEEASRRQLQLAVVVPPMTIGPMLQRSLNASNYHVARYLMGTKKAYPNAVAIYTDVRDVVHAHLLVYEHHHAHSRYLCFGMALHRSCLLQLIRGLFPHYPITSKCEEDDKLMASPYKFSNQRLEDLGLEFTDMRRTLYETVICLQQKGHVRIIVPYQRSSL; from the exons ATGGCCAATAACAGCAGTGCTGATAAGCAGCGAGCGCAGGAGCTAGTTTGTGTCACGGGGGCAGGGGGCTTCATTGGGTCATGGGTGGTGAAGGAGCTCCTCCACCGTGGCTATCGTGTCAGGGGAACCGCTAGAGACCCAG CGGACCGCAAGAACGTTCATTTGCATACCTTGGAGGGAGCCGATGAGAGATTATCCTTGTGCCGCGCCGACGTCCTGGACTACGACAGCCTCCGTGCCGCCTTCGACGGCTGCCATGGCGTCTTCCATGTCGCCTCTCCAGTGTCCAACGATGTT GAACTCATACCGGTCGCCGTGGAGGGGACCAGAAACGTGGTGAACGCGGCGGCGGACATGGGCGTCCGCCGCCTTGTTTTCACGTCTTCGTACGGCGCAGTGCACATGAACCCCAACAGAAGCCCCGACACCATCCTGGATGAGACATGCTGGAGCGACTATGAGTTCTGCAAACAGACAGGC GTGGTCGGGTCAAACCCAAGACCTCCCAAACCGATAGGAAAAGGTCAATTCATCAAGGATATAAGGAGCTCAAAG AACTACTATTGTTGTGCCAAGATGATGGCAGAGATGGCAGCAACGGAGGAGGCAAGCAGGAGGCAGCTGCAGCTGGCGGTTGTGGTGCCGCCAATGACCATCGGTCCCATGCTGCAGCGGTCTTTAAATGCCAGCAACTACCATGTCGCAAGGTACCTAATGGGTACTAAGAAGGCCTACCCCAACGCTGTCGCCATCTACACAGATGTCCGCGACGTTGTACATGCCCATCTCCTCGTCTATGAGCACCACCACGCCCACAGCCGCTACCTCTGCTTCGGCATGGCGCTACACCGCAGTTGCCTCCTCCAGTTGATCCGGGGTCTTTTTCCACACTATCCTATCACTTCCAA GTGCGAAGAGGACGACAAGCTCATGGCAAGCCCGTACAAATTCTCCAACCAAAGACTCGAGGACTTGGGCTTAGAATTCACTGACATGAGGAGAACTCTATATGAAACTGTAATATGCCTGCAACAGAAGGGTCATGTGCGTATCATCGTGCCATATCAGCGTTCGAGCTTATAG
- the LOC119311997 gene encoding cinnamoyl-CoA reductase 1-like isoform X2, with amino-acid sequence MANNSSADKQRAQELVCVTGAGGFIGSWVVKELLHRGYRVRGTARDPADRKNVHLHTLEGADERLSLCRADVLDYDSLRAAFDGCHGVFHVASPVSNDVELIPVAVEGTRNVVNAAADMGVRRLVFTSSYGAVHMNPNRSPDTILDETCWSDYEFCKQTGNYYCCAKMMAEMAATEEASRRQLQLAVVVPPMTIGPMLQRSLNASNYHVARYLMGTKKAYPNAVAIYTDVRDVVHAHLLVYEHHHAHSRYLCFGMALHRSCLLQLIRGLFPHYPITSKCEEDDKLMASPYKFSNQRLEDLGLEFTDMRRTLYETVICLQQKGHVRIIVPYQRSSL; translated from the exons ATGGCCAATAACAGCAGTGCTGATAAGCAGCGAGCGCAGGAGCTAGTTTGTGTCACGGGGGCAGGGGGCTTCATTGGGTCATGGGTGGTGAAGGAGCTCCTCCACCGTGGCTATCGTGTCAGGGGAACCGCTAGAGACCCAG CGGACCGCAAGAACGTTCATTTGCATACCTTGGAGGGAGCCGATGAGAGATTATCCTTGTGCCGCGCCGACGTCCTGGACTACGACAGCCTCCGTGCCGCCTTCGACGGCTGCCATGGCGTCTTCCATGTCGCCTCTCCAGTGTCCAACGATGTT GAACTCATACCGGTCGCCGTGGAGGGGACCAGAAACGTGGTGAACGCGGCGGCGGACATGGGCGTCCGCCGCCTTGTTTTCACGTCTTCGTACGGCGCAGTGCACATGAACCCCAACAGAAGCCCCGACACCATCCTGGATGAGACATGCTGGAGCGACTATGAGTTCTGCAAACAGACAGGC AACTACTATTGTTGTGCCAAGATGATGGCAGAGATGGCAGCAACGGAGGAGGCAAGCAGGAGGCAGCTGCAGCTGGCGGTTGTGGTGCCGCCAATGACCATCGGTCCCATGCTGCAGCGGTCTTTAAATGCCAGCAACTACCATGTCGCAAGGTACCTAATGGGTACTAAGAAGGCCTACCCCAACGCTGTCGCCATCTACACAGATGTCCGCGACGTTGTACATGCCCATCTCCTCGTCTATGAGCACCACCACGCCCACAGCCGCTACCTCTGCTTCGGCATGGCGCTACACCGCAGTTGCCTCCTCCAGTTGATCCGGGGTCTTTTTCCACACTATCCTATCACTTCCAA GTGCGAAGAGGACGACAAGCTCATGGCAAGCCCGTACAAATTCTCCAACCAAAGACTCGAGGACTTGGGCTTAGAATTCACTGACATGAGGAGAACTCTATATGAAACTGTAATATGCCTGCAACAGAAGGGTCATGTGCGTATCATCGTGCCATATCAGCGTTCGAGCTTATAG